One window from the genome of Spiractinospora alimapuensis encodes:
- the metK gene encoding methionine adenosyltransferase, protein MSRRLFTSESVTEGHPDKMADQISDAILDAMLTDDPKSRVAVETLITTGQVHIAGEVTTQTYVDIPDVIRKKILEIGYDSSAKGFDGVSCGVSVSIDAQSPDIAQGVDTAYEARVENEDDALDKQGAGDQGLMFGYANRETPELMPLPIRLAHALSEQLTKVRKGGVVPYLRPDGKTQVTVEYEGNKPVRLDTVVVSSQHAPDISIDELLTPDIKEHVIAPVVANYGLSADNYRLLVNPTGRFEIGGPMGDAGLTGRKIIVDTYGGYARHGGGAFSGKDPSKVDRSAAYATRWVAKNIVAAGLADSAEVQVAYAIGKAAPVGVFIETFGTESVAPDVIEKAVREVFDLRPAAIVRDLDLLRPGYSATAAYGHFGREDQGFTWERTDRAAALKAAVGA, encoded by the coding sequence GTGTCCCGTCGCCTTTTCACTTCCGAGTCGGTCACCGAAGGTCACCCCGACAAGATGGCCGACCAGATCAGTGACGCGATCCTCGACGCGATGCTCACGGACGACCCCAAGAGCCGGGTCGCCGTCGAGACGCTGATCACTACTGGACAGGTACACATCGCCGGTGAGGTCACGACGCAGACCTACGTCGACATCCCGGACGTGATCCGTAAGAAGATCCTCGAGATCGGTTACGACTCCTCAGCCAAGGGTTTCGACGGAGTCTCCTGTGGAGTGTCGGTCTCCATCGACGCCCAGTCGCCCGACATCGCCCAGGGCGTCGACACCGCCTACGAGGCGCGGGTGGAGAACGAGGACGACGCTCTGGACAAGCAGGGTGCGGGCGACCAGGGCCTGATGTTCGGGTACGCCAACCGTGAGACCCCGGAACTCATGCCGCTGCCGATCCGGCTCGCGCACGCTCTCTCGGAGCAGTTGACCAAGGTCCGCAAGGGTGGTGTGGTTCCGTACCTGCGCCCGGACGGCAAGACCCAGGTCACCGTGGAGTACGAAGGCAACAAGCCGGTCCGCCTGGACACGGTGGTCGTCTCCAGCCAGCACGCCCCCGACATCAGCATCGACGAGCTCCTCACCCCGGACATCAAGGAGCACGTGATCGCGCCGGTCGTGGCGAACTATGGCCTGAGCGCGGACAACTACCGCCTGCTCGTCAACCCCACCGGCCGGTTCGAGATCGGTGGCCCGATGGGTGACGCGGGGCTGACCGGACGCAAGATCATCGTGGACACCTACGGTGGCTACGCCCGCCACGGTGGTGGCGCCTTCTCCGGCAAGGACCCGTCGAAGGTCGACCGTTCCGCCGCCTACGCCACCCGCTGGGTCGCCAAGAACATCGTCGCCGCCGGTCTCGCCGACAGCGCCGAAGTTCAGGTCGCCTACGCCATCGGCAAGGCCGCCCCGGTGGGCGTCTTCATCGAGACCTTCGGCACCGAGTCGGTCGCGCCGGACGTCATCGAGAAGGCCGTGCGTGAGGTCTTCGACCTCCGTCCCGCCGCGATCGTCCGTGACCTGGACTTGCTGCGTCCGGGCTACTCGGCCACCGCGGCCTACGGACACTTCGGTCGCGAGGACCAGGGCTTCACCTGGGAGCGCACCGACCGCGCCGCCGCCCTGAAGGCCGCTGTCGGAGCCTGA